CTTCTGGACTCATTCCTGATTCAGACTGGTATTTGAATTTGGCTAAATAAAAGCCCCCAAACCCGAAAATAACCATTACGATTGCGTTTGTGATAAGAACTAATTCCAAGATTTTCTCCTATTTATGTCATATTAGAAGAGTATTACCCCTAAAAATACAACTTTTTCCAGTATAAGGCAGCCGCCGGACAAATTAACCGAGAAATTGAAACTTTTTTTTGCAACCTTTTGTTTGAGTTTGCATCTTAAAAATTAGAATTAGGGTAACTAACCCTGTTTAATTTAAAAATTTTCGAAGGTGGGAGTTATGGAAACTCATATTAAGTCACAAAATACAGCGGGTTCAAAGATTTCCTTGGTAGCATTTACCTTGATTTCAATGACAGTATTATTCGTATTTACAGTACCCTTTACTTGGGGTTTGTTTTGGTTAGCATTCTTTTCTTATTTTATTAGAATGTTTGCTATAACGGGAGTTTATCATAGATACTTTTCGCATAACGCATATAAAACATCTCGTGTGATGCAATTTCTTTTGGCTTGGCTTGGTTGTATGGCACAACAAAAAGGTCCTCTTTGGTGGGCGGCACATCACAGAAATCATCATAAATATTCCGATACGGATAAAGATTTACATTCTCCGAGACTGACTGGTTTTTGGAATTCACATATGCTTTGGTTTTTAAAGAGTGATTTCAATGAATATGACGAAAAAATTATTAAGGATTACGCAAAGTATCCGGAACTAGTTTGGTTAGATAAATACCACTGGATTCCGCCTTTATTGTTTTCGATTGTGCTAGGAATGATTAGTTTTCCTGTTCTTGTTTATGGATATGCAGTTGCAACTTTTTTACTCGGACACGGAACTTGGACAATCAATTCTCTTTCACACGTCATCGGCAATGTGCGATTTGACTCTGGAGACGATAGTAAGAATAATTGGTTTTTAGCGATTATCACAATGGGCGAAGGTTGGCATAATAACCACCACTATTACAGACATTCTGCTAACCAAGGATTCTATTGGTATGAGTTTGATATTACCTATTATATTTTAAAACTTCTTAGTTTTACGGGACTCGTTTGGGATTTGAAAAAACCTCCAGTCCATGTATTAGAAGAAGGTATGAAATTAGATGCACTTAAAAAAGGGAAAAAGGAATTTAAAAATCTTTCTGGGAAATGGGTTCCTGTTCGTATCCCAACAACGCAAACTCAATCTTAGTCACTCATTTTGTAGGGTGTGCGGTTGTTATTGCATTCCCTACAAATCATTTTACAAATCAATATTTTCTGGGTAAATTTCTTCAGGAACTACATAGGACATTCTCAACTTAGGGTCTCTTTTGACCGAAAATCGGCTCTTAGTATTTTTTTTATCTAATTCATTTTTATTTGAATTCTCCTCATCTGCCTCATTATTCTTTATTTTAGTCAATGTATCCATCTTTTTTTAGCCTACCTCATTTTGGCGGTATCATTCTACAAATTATGTCGAATATGTCAATTTATTTTTGTAAATAAATTATTGATTTTTTTGGTGATACTATACATATATAAATAGTAATTAAAAATTGGATAATATTAACTCATGAATATAGAGTTTTTTTATTGAGAAAATATATGTATTCGGATATTGAATAGTACTTTGATGTTGTAATAAAAAAGATACCTTAGTCTATACAACTATTGTATAAAAAAGGACATTACCCATGCCAAAATCTAAGGGACTACACGCATTATTAATTACATTATTATTTACTTTTACATTTTCAGGTTGCACCGCGTGGCCAGCGGTCGCGGCATTATTAGGGTTGGGTGGCGGTAAGTCGGGAGGTGGAATGTTAATAATTCCTCCTGGAGGATCTGAGTCAGGTCCGAATCAAGGTGTGCAGCCTGTATCGAGTGAAATAATTTTAACTACTACAACGTCATCTAGGTATTACGGAGCTGGATCAGTAATAGAGATAAGTGTAAAGTTTTCAGAGCCTGTGGATGTTACAGGAATTCCTAAATTGCGATTAAATAATTTAGTAGATGTAAATTATTTATCTGGAAGCGGAAGTGATACGTTAGTATTTCGATACACGGTACAATCAGGAAATAATGAGGATGTGATCGGACTGGAAACGGCGAGCCAAACAGCTCTAAGCCTGAATGGCGGGACGATAAAGTCAACTGCGAATTCTAAAAATATGAGTTTGACTTTGCCAGTACCCGGATCAGTGAATTCATTTGGAAATGGTAAGGTAATAGTAATAGATACGATAGTTCCAACTATAACGAATGTGACATCAACAACAACGAATGGCATATATGGGATAGGAGGAACAGTATCGATCGAAGTAGAGTTTTCAGAGGCAGTGAATGTAATCGGAACACCGCAGATATTATTAGAGACAGGTGGAGTCGATAGGTTGGTTGATTGTACAACGGGATTTGGAACGACTAGATTAAGTTGTCTATACACAATTCAATCTGGAGATATGAGTACTGATTTAGATTATGTAGATGTGAATTCCTTTAGTTTAAATGGATCGACAGTAAAAGATGGAGCATTGAATGACGCGACGTTAACGTTAGTTGCCCCTGGAGTAGCAGGGTCTTTGGGATTTAACAGTGACATAGTAGTTAATACATCGTTTCCGAGTGTATCGTTTTCTGTATCCTCTTCGAGTGGATTAGAATCTGTATCGAGTGTGACATTAACTGTCGACATATCATTTTCTCCGTTATCAGGGGATGTGAGTGTTCCTTATTCAGTTACAGGTGGAACTGCTTCGGGAGGATCTGATTACACTCTCGCAAGTGGGACACTGAGCTACATTATTGGAGATGGGACATCTAAAACGATAACTTTAAATGTATCGGATGATATATTAGATGAAAACAATGAGACAGTTATCGTGACGTTAGGAACTCCAACAAACGGAAGTTTAGGATCGAATCCATCGTATACATATACAATACTAGATAACGATACAGCGCCGAGTGTATCGTTTGATTTATCTGGTTCTTCTGGAAATGAGAGTGCGACAAACGTAACAATTCCGGTCAGTTTATCAACCGCATCAGGCCTAGTTGTGAGTGTGGATTATTCTGTAAGTGGCGGAACTGCAACAGGAAGTGGCACCGACTATACAATTACGAGTGGCACATTGACATTTGCCGCAGGTATTACAACGCAAAATATTAATTTTGCGGTAACAAATGATTCTGTAAATGAGTTAGACGAAACCGTGATAGTAACGATTTCAAATCCCGGTAATTCTAGTTTGGGATCGACTGTAAATCATACATATACGATAACGAACGATGATCCAATTCCAAGTGTTGCATTTGATTTATCTTCCTCAAATGGAAGTGAAACAGTAACAAATGTATTATTACCCGTATCACTTTCATCGGTATCAGCCCAGACAGTGACAGTAAATTATTCTGTAACAGGGGGAAGTGCGACAGGCGGAGGAACGGACTATACACTTACTTCAGGCATATTAACATTTCCTGCAGGAACGACAACTCAGAATATTAATTTAACAGTAACGAATGATACACTAGGAGAATCGAATGAAACGATAGTTGTAAGTTTATCGAATGCTGGTAATTCGAGTATCGGAGCGAATTCAACTCATACATATACGATAAACGACAACGATGCAACTACTGTAGCATTTTCCAGTGCAAGTTCGAGTGGTAGTGAGGGCATATCAGCAGTTAATTTAGGAGTAACTCTTTCCAATGCGAATTCGAGTGTGGTAAGTGTTGATTATGCGGTGAGTGGAGGAACTGCGACTGGAAGTGGAACAGACTATACATTGGCAAGTGGGACACTTACTTTTAATGCAGGAGTAACAAGTCAGAATATTAGTTTGACTATCGTAAATGATACGATGAATGAAACTGATGAAACGATACTTGTGACCTTATCAAATCCAACGGTAGCGACATTAGGTACAAATATTACCCATACATATACAATTAACGATAACGACACCGCACCGATTTTATCCATCGACAGTCCGACTGTAGCAGAAGGAAATTCTGGAACTACAACCTTAACCTATACAGTAACTTTATCTGCGGTGAGTGGAAACACAGTATCAGTCAATTATTCTACATCTAACGGAACTGCAACTACAGCGGATAATGACTATATAGCAATAGCATCCACTGGACTAACTTTTACTCCTGGTCAGACTACGAAGACAATTGATGTAACAATAAATGGAGATACTAAGGATGAGCCAAATGAAACAGTAATAGTCACTTTAACAACTCCGACAAATGCAACAATTCTATCCGCGATTGGAACGGGAACAATTACAAACGACGATACCGCACCGACTTTATCTATCGACAGCCCGACTGTAGCAGAAGGAAATTCTGGAACTACAACTTTAACCTACACAGTAACTTTATCAGCGGCAAGTGGAAACACAGTATCAGTCAATTATTCTACATCTAACGGAACTGCAACCACAGCGGATAATGATTATATAGCGATACCATCCACCGGGTTAACTTTTACACCGGGTCAGACTTCGAAGACAATTGATGTAACAATCAATGGAGATGCGAAGGATGAGCCAAATGAAACAGTGACAGTGACACTAACAACTCCGACAAATGCAACGATCGTATCTGGTAATGGAACAGGAACCATTACGAACGATGACACAGCACCGACTTTATCCATCAGCAGCCCAAGTGTTACAGAAGGAAATTCTGGGACAAAGGCATTAACCTACACGGTGACATTATCCGCCGTCTCTGGAAATACGGTTACTGTTGATTATGCAACAGTTGACGGAACTGCAACGATAGCCGATAACGACTATGTAGCCATAGGCGCAACTACACTTACATTTACTGCGGGTCAGACTTCGAAAACATTTGATGTAACGATCAATGGCGATGCGAAGGATGAGACAAACGAAACAGTGGTAGTAACTCTATCGAGTCCGACAAATGCAACAATCTTATCCGGGACTGGAACAGGAACCATCACAAACGACGACACCGCACCGACGGTTGCGTTTACTACAACGACATCGAATGGATCAGAGGCAACAACATCTGTTACAATTCCTGTGACTTTATCCGCAGTATCTGGAAAGTCAATTACGGTAGATTATGCAGTAACAGGTGGAACTGCGACAGGGGCTGGAACAGACTATACGCTAACAAGCGGAACATTAACATTTTCCGCAGGAGTGACTAGTCAGAATATTTCTGTAACTGTAGTAAACGATACTGTAACAGAATTAAACGAAACGATGATTGTAACTCTATCCAATCCAGTTAGTTCCACGTTAGGTGGAAATATAGCACATACTTATACGATTAATGACGATGATCCGCCAACAGTTGCATTTAGTTCTACAAACTCTAATGCTTTGGAGTCAGTGACAGCGGTAACAATTCCTGTATCTTTATCGGCGGCGTATGCGAATACGGTTACTGTCGATTATGCGGTTACAGGCGGGACTGCAACGGGAAGTGGAACAGACTATACACTTACAAGCGGAACGTTAACATTTGCTTCTGGTACGACGAGTCAGAATATATCTATAAATGTAGTAAATGATACAGCGACAGAGGTAGATGAAACGATTATGATAACTTTATCTAATCCAGTTAGTTCCACGTTAGGTGGAAATATAACCCATACTTATACGATTAATGACAATGATCCGCCTAGTGTGGCTTTTAGTGTGACTTCATCGAATGGAAGTGAGGCTTCTACTGCCGTTACAATTCCTGTGACTTTGAGTGGACCTCGAAGTACATCTGTGACCGTGGACTATGCAGTAACAGGCGGGACAGCAACTGGTGGTGGGGGTGATTTTACATTAGCGAGCGGAACATTGACATTTGCTGCAGGAGTGACTAGTCAAGATATTGCCCTTACAGTTGTAAACGATACTGCGACTGAATTAAATGAGACGATTATTGTAACACTTTCTAATCCAACCAATGCAAGTCTCGGTGGTAATTCTGTCCATACTTATACAATCAATGATGATGATCTTCCTACAGTTGCTTTTGATGCGACTGGATCTAGTGGCGTAGAATCCACTACTTCCGTAACAATTCCGGTAAGTTTGAGTGGAGTTACTTCCGTAACGGTAACAGTGGATTATGCGGTAACTAGTGGAACAGCAACAGGAAGTGGAACTGATTACACTCTTACAAGTGGAACATTGACATTTGTTTCTGGAGTAACTACTCAGAATATAACGATGGCGGTTGTAAATGATACTGCAACTGAATTAAACGAGACGGTTGTGGTAACTTTATCAAATCCTGTTAGTGCTACGTTAGGCGGGAATACAAGTCATACCTATACGATAAATGACAATGATCCGCCAATCGTAACTTTCAATACGGGAAGTTCGAATGCTTCAGAGTCAATAACATCTGTAACAATTCCCGTAACTTTATCCGGGGCAGATGCAAATTCGGTTACTGTAGATTATGCGGTAAGTGGTGGAACAGCTACAGGTAATGGAACTGATTATACCCTCAACAGTGGAACATTGGTATTTAATTCAGGAGAAACTAGTAAGGATATTACGTTTGCAGTAGTGAATGATTCTTTGTATGAATCGGGAGAAACAATTGTTGTAGATATTTCTAATCCGTCGATTGCTACATTAGGTGCAATTACTTCTCATACTTATACAATTAACGATGACGATACAGCGCCTACAGTTCAATTTGCGCAATCGACTTCTAATTCTGGTGATGAATCTTCGTTGACAAGAACTGTAGCGGTAAGTTTATCTGCAGCCGCAGGGCAAGATATTACGGTTGTAGTAACTGACATTACTGGACCCGGAGCGGGATTAGCGATATCAGGACTTGATTATACAGCGATAGGTTCTCCTTTGACCGTTACAATTCCTGCTGGGAGCACTACGCAAAATATAGGTATACCAATAACGCAAGATTTAGAATTTGAGGGTAATGAGACAATTCAATTGTCTTTATCATCTCCGACAAATGCAACGTTAGGTGCGATAGTTGGACATACATTTACAATCATTGATGATGACGCGGGAATTTTATCTGCTGAGACAATGGATTTAGATAATAATGGAAAAATTGATCATTACAAGATTACTTTCTCAGAACCTGTGCAGGATTCTACATTTCCGGGTTATGCTTCAAATGCATTAGGTAGTGCACAAGTGAATTGGAGAATCGGAGGAACATCTACCGGAGTAGTATTATCACAAGGAAATGCGGAGCCAACGTTAGGAGATGTTGCCAATGATGAAGTAATGTATTTGAAATTTGATGAATCTGGAATCTATGACACAGACTCCAAACCAGAAGTTACAACATCCGGTAATCCTTCTCTTTTAACTGTTAGTTCCAAGACTATGGGAGTTGTTTATACTGCGACTGTAACAGAAATCGATAGAGCAAAGCCAGTGGTAGTAACGGCCTCTGGGACAACTGCGAGTTCTAATGTAACTGTGTCTTTTTCTGAACCTGTTTGGGGAGCGATCAATATGCCGGCTTGTGGTGCAGGTGGGAATCTAAATGCATCCTCCCTTACTTATATAGACGTTAGTGGAAATGGATCTTCTTCTTTGACGGGTATGGGAGCGGATTCTTGTGGAACAGATTCTACGGCAATTTTTACTGCAAACACTGCTTTTCTAAGCACTGATAATGGAGTGGATACAGTTGCGGGTAATAATAATTTGTATGACGCGGCAAATAATGTTGGAAATGCTCGAACTAAAGTAATTACTATAACAGATCCAATCATCACAAGTATAGAACAGTATGATACAAACAAGAACGGAAAGATTGATCAAATTAAACTTGTATTTTCTATCAATATGAATGATGGAACAATAGATGACATAGATGCAAATCTATTTGTAGTAGGTGGATCGGTTGTAACGAAAGTGGATACAGTTTCTGGAGGAACAGGGATAATTGTTTCTCCGAACAACGATCCAGGAATCGCGAATGATAATATTGTTACCTTATTTACAGATGATTCAAGTGTATCAGGAACAGACCTAAAAAGTGTTAGTTTTACGACTAACGTTGGACGTTGGCGAGGTAATAATGGAGTAGAACTTCAGTCCATTGCAAGTCTAAGTTCTATTGCAATCGATAAAGCTCCACCTGTAATTCTTACTGCCGTCGCTTCGGATAATACGAATTTGGTAACAGGAGTGGATAGTGATGATACTCTTGTTCTGACATTTTCGGAGTTTACTAATAAACCCGTAATCAACACTGCTAATATTTCTACTATCTTTAGTTTAAATAATGGTCACGTATGGGGGACAATTACATCTGCTACTTGGAATGCGTCAGGCGATATGTTGACACTTCTATTTGCGGGATCTGGTAATACGGTGGCAGTTGGAGATATGATTACTATTTTAGGAACAGTTGCGGATACGGCCGCTAGTCCAAATACTTCGAATAATATTCCTGCAGTAAATCCAATAACAGGAACTTTTTTTACAGTGGATACTTCCACACCGACAGTAGTGTCGGCTACATCTATTAATGCTACTACCGTTCGAGTAACCTACTCTAAAGCAATGAATATTTCTGATGCAACAACTACTGGAAATTATAAAATTGTCGTTTCTCCAGGTACAGGGCTTTGTTCGGATAATACGAATTTTACTGCAGGCACAGTGGCTATCACTGTAAGTGCCGTAACTCAAGTTGATACAAAAACGTTTGATTTGACCACAGCACCTCAATCGGCTACTAGCTATACTCTGCTAGTAAATAAAACAGGGGTAAACGATTTTCAACCAGTTAATTTAAGTTGCCCGAATAATGCCGATTTTACTGGAAATGAGGATATTAAAATTTCGGCCGCTTCTTGTGCAAATACTACTGAGATTGTTTATACTTTTTCTAAACCTGTGAAATCAGGAATGAATTCCGCAAACTCAGCAGAGTGTAACAGCACTTTAGAATGTGCAAAGAGGTATTACATTACACCTGCAACTCTCGGATCTATTACATCTGTGAAAGCACTAGACGGAATTATCTGTGGTGGTGCGGCGATAAATGAAAGTAAAGTTTGTATTACCCACACAATCGTACAAGGTGGAGGTAACTATACGGTAATCTCCGCCAATAATGTGGATGGGGATGGATTTGATAACACTTATTGGGGAGCTATCCAAAATTCGACTGCTCCAATTGCAAACATACAAGTTAGTCCAAAAGATAGGGCAAGTTTTACAGGATGTGGAGCAGGTATTCATAATTTTGTGGACGGACCGATTAGTACAGATCCATTTGGGGATAATGCATACTTTGGTTACGTGATGGGTTATTTTAATAAAATTTATGTCGGACCGAATACCAAAGGAAATGCGGCTAGTCGATTTAATCCGGATGGTTCAAACCCTGATACTATGTCGTTTGAATTTACAAAAGATACAAACACGGCAAATGCTTCTGGAACTTCTTCTAATTCAGCAACTACTAGAGATGGCTCCATTGCTGTTCCGCCCTATGTGACAATCGGACATACAGGTTGCACAAGCTCATCGGCAGATATCGCTTCTGGTTGTGGACCCAATAATGAAAATGGTCGTGGTTTATTTGCGTCTGGAGTTATTTCGGGAACAGAATATTTATTTATTACTGGCGGTAGATCGGGTGGGTATGGCAATTATTTATATTACACATCTGATACAGATACAGTTCTTAATTTTAAATATCTAGATGCAAGAGATGTATTCAATGGTGATGGAGGTGTTCAAATGAACAAAGGAACAGAGTCTATCATCGTATTTAATGGCAAAGTATATTGGATGGCACCGGGAGATGGAACCTATCGTCCCTATCTCGCAAAGTTGAATAATCTAAACCAGGATCAACTTGGTGGGACAGATGGAATTTACTTACAGATGAAAAGAATGTCTGGATTTGGATATGATGCAGCTTCTCGAAATGGTGCGGATAAAGTTGGTGGAACTTTATTTGGTTACAACGATAGACTTTATTTGGCAAATTCAGGATCGAATTCTGTTGATAATGCTAGCACTTGTGATGCAAACTCTCCATATACTGCCGGCACAACTTCTACTATGTATGGTTCTATCACTACAAGTGGAACTACTACTCAGAGGAGAACAATAAGTAACCTCTCTAGCACAGCGGGTCTTACTACTGGAATGAATGTATTTGGAAATGGAATTGCCTCTGGCGCAACCATAACTAGCATTCCGAATTCTACTACCGTTGTAATTTCTAGTAATGCAATCTTAACTGGAACTCAGTTGATTAATTTCCTGAATACTTCTACGAATCCAT
This sequence is a window from Leptospiraceae bacterium. Protein-coding genes within it:
- a CDS encoding acyl-CoA desaturase, giving the protein METHIKSQNTAGSKISLVAFTLISMTVLFVFTVPFTWGLFWLAFFSYFIRMFAITGVYHRYFSHNAYKTSRVMQFLLAWLGCMAQQKGPLWWAAHHRNHHKYSDTDKDLHSPRLTGFWNSHMLWFLKSDFNEYDEKIIKDYAKYPELVWLDKYHWIPPLLFSIVLGMISFPVLVYGYAVATFLLGHGTWTINSLSHVIGNVRFDSGDDSKNNWFLAIITMGEGWHNNHHYYRHSANQGFYWYEFDITYYILKLLSFTGLVWDLKKPPVHVLEEGMKLDALKKGKKEFKNLSGKWVPVRIPTTQTQS